In the genome of Terribacillus sp. FSL K6-0262, one region contains:
- a CDS encoding 6-phospho-alpha-glucosidase, protein MREKLKIAIIGGGSTYTLGMIKSLIAEKESFPLKELVLYDLDKQRQSVIADAAAILLKEQYADDLTFKSTTNLELACTDADFVFVQIRTGGLEMRELDEKIPLSHGVVGQETCGPGGMAYGIRSIKDMTELVKSIRSISKDAWILNYTNPAAIVAYALKQQFPEDNRILNICDMPIAIMISYAKLLGVEIWDLAADYFGLNHFGWFTKIEHTDGTDYTELLKERIIKEGFRPEDEEIANDASWQETFAQARQTLLDFPDYLPNTYLQYYLYPDKIVEKSNPDYTRARQVMEGRQKRVHDMCKRIAAAGSAAAENLKADIHGIFIIRAAASLAYNLKERYIVMVENDGIIPNLPSDAIVEVPASLTANGIQAFAVGEIPVFHKGLIEGQYAYERLVCEAYFEQDYHKLLQAMTLNRTVIDADKAKRILHDLQEANHEYWPTFQ, encoded by the coding sequence GTGCGTGAAAAACTGAAAATTGCAATCATAGGTGGAGGAAGTACTTATACACTGGGTATGATTAAGAGTCTAATTGCCGAAAAAGAATCTTTTCCATTAAAAGAACTGGTACTGTATGATCTGGATAAACAGAGACAATCAGTCATAGCTGATGCTGCTGCTATCTTGCTGAAAGAGCAATATGCCGATGATCTCACATTCAAAAGCACAACCAATTTAGAACTAGCTTGTACAGATGCTGACTTTGTATTTGTACAAATACGCACAGGCGGTTTGGAAATGAGGGAGTTGGATGAAAAAATTCCATTATCTCATGGTGTTGTAGGTCAAGAAACCTGTGGACCCGGAGGTATGGCTTATGGAATTCGATCTATAAAGGATATGACAGAACTGGTTAAAAGCATCAGATCCATCTCAAAGGATGCATGGATATTGAATTATACAAATCCTGCTGCCATTGTTGCTTATGCGTTGAAACAGCAATTCCCTGAAGATAACCGAATATTGAATATCTGTGATATGCCGATTGCGATCATGATTAGTTATGCGAAATTACTGGGAGTGGAAATCTGGGACTTGGCCGCAGACTATTTTGGATTGAATCACTTCGGGTGGTTTACCAAAATAGAACATACAGACGGGACTGATTATACAGAGCTTCTGAAAGAACGGATCATTAAGGAAGGCTTCAGGCCAGAAGATGAAGAGATTGCCAATGATGCTTCCTGGCAGGAGACTTTTGCTCAAGCACGTCAGACTTTATTGGATTTCCCCGATTATTTACCGAATACTTACTTACAATATTATCTTTATCCGGATAAGATTGTGGAAAAGTCGAATCCGGATTATACACGTGCTAGACAGGTCATGGAAGGGAGACAAAAGCGTGTACATGATATGTGCAAACGGATAGCAGCAGCAGGGTCAGCTGCTGCGGAGAATTTAAAAGCCGACATTCATGGCATTTTCATAATAAGGGCTGCTGCTTCCCTTGCATACAACTTAAAAGAACGATATATCGTGATGGTGGAGAATGATGGAATCATTCCAAATTTGCCCTCGGATGCAATCGTGGAAGTACCTGCATCACTCACGGCAAATGGTATACAAGCATTTGCCGTAGGAGAGATACCTGTATTTCATAAAGGTTTGATAGAGGGGCAATATGCATATGAGCGGCTGGTTTGTGAAGCTTACTTTGAACAAGATTATCATAAGTTATTACAAGCGATGACATTGAATCGTACGGTTATAGACGCAGATAAAGCAAAGCGTATCCTGCATGATCTTCAAGAAGCAAACCATGAATATTGGCCAACTTTTCAATAG
- a CDS encoding GntR family transcriptional regulator: MKSMPLYRQIANEIKKDIARGHIKKDEAIPTEMELAASFKASRVTVRQALQLLVKEDLLYKVHGSGTYVKQQKIEHDIYRLQSFTEEILKLGKVPSNKLLTFTIMHPDEEIRQRLQLSSEAQVFYVKRLRYADDDPIILEETFMPIAMFPDLTEEIMMNSKYAYLESKGFLIKERVGEIIPAMPSPDLMKLLKIEETVPILSMQLWAYLENDVPFEYTRLYYRSDRYTFKFSSRRY, translated from the coding sequence ATGAAAAGTATGCCCCTTTATCGTCAGATAGCGAACGAAATCAAAAAAGATATTGCAAGAGGTCATATAAAAAAAGATGAAGCCATTCCTACAGAAATGGAACTGGCTGCTTCATTCAAGGCAAGCAGGGTAACAGTACGACAAGCATTACAGCTATTGGTGAAAGAAGACCTGCTTTATAAAGTGCACGGAAGCGGTACCTATGTGAAACAGCAGAAAATCGAACATGATATTTATCGATTACAGAGCTTTACAGAAGAAATCCTCAAACTTGGAAAAGTTCCTTCGAATAAGTTATTGACTTTTACCATCATGCATCCGGATGAGGAAATCAGGCAGCGTTTACAATTATCATCTGAAGCTCAAGTTTTCTATGTAAAACGACTGCGGTATGCTGATGATGATCCAATTATCCTAGAAGAGACCTTCATGCCGATTGCCATGTTTCCCGACTTGACAGAAGAAATCATGATGAACTCTAAATATGCCTACTTAGAAAGCAAAGGATTCCTTATAAAAGAAAGAGTGGGAGAGATCATTCCGGCAATGCCTTCACCGGATCTTATGAAGCTTCTCAAAATCGAAGAAACAGTGCCTATACTATCCATGCAGCTATGGGCTTATCTGGAGAATGATGTTCCATTTGAATATACTCGATTATATTATCGCAGTGATCGCTACACATTCAAATTCAGTTCCAGGCGGTACTGA
- a CDS encoding IDEAL domain-containing protein, protein MSDNQSFVTVGDWVTGQSINDELFTGFVEAVNAKLNTVKVYVTESDHKNTIGKTIETFQSKIKYFPPSAEPSRAHILNLIDLSLISGDKDWFLQLTEELKELDESESASNTAYIPN, encoded by the coding sequence ATGTCTGATAATCAAAGCTTTGTAACTGTTGGTGACTGGGTAACAGGACAATCGATAAATGATGAATTATTCACCGGCTTCGTGGAAGCGGTGAATGCAAAACTGAATACGGTGAAAGTATACGTTACAGAAAGTGATCATAAAAATACGATCGGCAAAACGATCGAAACTTTCCAGAGCAAAATCAAGTATTTCCCGCCAAGTGCAGAGCCGAGCAGGGCACATATTTTGAACCTGATCGATTTATCCCTTATTTCCGGTGACAAGGACTGGTTCTTGCAGCTGACAGAAGAATTGAAGGAACTAGACGAATCGGAATCAGCGTCCAATACAGCCTATATCCCAAATTGA